ACGATTCACGATGTCGTGACACAAGCGCGTGCCCAAGGAGCGGTCATCGCCTTCACGTTGGTCAACGAAGAGCATCGGGCCCTCCTCGTCCAACTCGGACGAGCGCATGACGTGAAGACGGTCGACTTGCTCGGCGACTTACTCGACGTGCTCGCCGGTCAACTCGGAGAGAGTCCGCGCGAGAAACCGGGACTCATCTATCGTCTCGATGAGGATTACTTCCGGAAAATCGAAGCGATGGAGTTCGCGGTCAAGTACGACGACGGACGTGACCCAAGAGGCTTGAAAAAAGCTGATATCGTCCTCGTCGGCGTATCACGCACATCCAAGACGCCACTCTCACAATATTTGGCGTTGAAGCGGTATAAGGTCGCCAACGTACCGCTCGTGCCGGAATCACGCCCGCCGGAAGAACTGTTCGATCTGCCGCCTGACAAGTGCGTCGGGTTGATCATCTCGCCGGATAAGTTGATTTCGATTCGGATGGAACGGTTGAAGTCGCTCGGTTTGAAACCGGAGGCCGACTACGCCCAACTCGAACGCATCAATCGTGAACTCGAGTATGCCCGAGGGATTTACGAACGAATCGGTTGCGAGGTCATCGACGTGACGAACAAAGCCGTCGAAGAGACGGCAGGCATCATTTTACGGATGCTCGACCAATCGAAAGACGATTGAGTACTCGGATTAGTAATCGACTGGTGTTAACGGTATAATAGAGTACTGACATTACAGTGAAACGGAACGTGGTGAGCGTTCCGTTTCGTTGCGAGTTTGGATAGGGAGTGGTCGAGTTGCCGCGAATACCGGATGAAGTCATTGCGGAAGTGAAACAAGCCACAGATATCGTTGATTTAATCAGTGAACGCGTTGAATTGAAGAAGCAAGGCCATCGCCTCGTCGGTCTCTGTCCGTTCCACTCGGAGAACAGTCCATCGTTCTCCGTGTCCCCGGAAAAAGGGATGTACCATTGTTTTGGATGTGGAGCCGGCGGGAACGTATTTACGTTCGTCATGGAGACAGAAGGTTTGTCGTTCCCTGAGACGATTGAACGTCTCGCGACGCGGGCGAACATCGCCATCGAGGGCGGGGTTTCTGGCGATGAGGAGTTGTCACGAGACCAAGTCATTCGTAAACAGATGCGCGATGCCCATCGTGTCGTGGCGGATTTGTATCATGAAGTGTTGATGAAGACCGAAGCGGGCGAAGTCGGATTGACGTATTTGCAAGCGCGCGGTCTACAGGAGACGACGATCGGACAGTATAAGATCGGTTATGCGCCTGATCATCGCCGTTTTACCGTTGATTCACTGGAACGAAGAGGTTTCGACCTCGAAGTCATGGTGGAGGCGGGGTTGATTTCTAAGTCGAGGTCCGGTGAATATTTTGACCGGTTTGAAGGCAGAGTCGTCTTTCCGATTGCGGATCGAGACGGCACCATCGTCGGATTTAGCGGACGGGCGATCGATGAGCGACAGCCAAAGTACGTCAACACGGCGGATACGCCCTTGTTCAACAAGAGTGAACTCCTCTTCGGCTTTTCACAGGCACGGGCCACGATGCGAAAGCAAAAACGGGTCGTGCTCGTGGAAGGGAACGTCGACGTCTTGCAAGTCGCGCAAGCCGGGACGAAGGAAGTCGTCGCGTCGCTCGGGACGGCGTTTTCGACGCAGCATGCCCGTGCGTTAGCACGCATGGTCGAAGAAGTGATCATCTGTTATGACGGTGATACGGCCGGACAGGAAGCGACGATGAAAGTCGTCCGCTTGCTCGAGGGCTATCCGCTCGATGTCCAGGTGCTGATGTTACCTGAGAAGACCGACCCGGATGATTATATTCGGACGAACGGGGCGGAGCAGTGGCACAGACTTGTCGAATCGGAGCGTTTATCCGTCCTCGATTTCATGAACCGGACGCTACGGCGTGGGAAAAATATGAATCGAGAAGGAGAACGGATTCGTTTTATTGAATCTATGCTTGTGGAAATCAGTAAAACGGACAATTCGATTCGACGTGATTTATATGTGAGAAAGTTGGCCGACGAATTTGAGATTCCAGTCGAGACATTGTTGTCACGGATGCCCTCGACAAGACCGAAAGAAATCGCACCCCAACGAGTGCCGGAGGCTGAACCGGTTCGCCGGCGTTCATCTAAAACGAATGAACCGCGTTATGTCAAAGCCGAAAAGCTGTTGCTTCGGGCCATGCTGAGTGGTCCGGAGCGGGTCCGCTTCGTCAGGGACCGCCTCGGGCTAGCCTATCAGGACGAAGTGCATCGCATGCTGGCGACGGCCCTCTATGAGATCGTCTCGGAGGACATGACGCATGAAGAATTCGAACAAGTGGCGCCCCCGTTCATGGAGCGCTATTGTGACCAACGTCCGGACTATGCGAATCGGTATGCCGAGATTCGGCTCATGTCCGCACCGGACGAACTGACCGAAGAGGTTTTAGATGAATACATTAAGGTCATAAACAGTTATGAGGAACAGCGTCAAATCGAACGAGCGAAAAGGGAAATCGGACAAGATGCCGAAAGTATAGTAGACCAGGCATCCAAGTTACAAGAATTGATTACCCGGAGTCGTCGTCTTCGTGAACGATGAACGTGAAGGAAGTTTGGAAGGAGTTGAACTGCTAGATGGCAGAGAAGAAAAAAGAGGATTTATTTAACGCCATAGACGAACTCGAGAAATTAGGTAAGAAAAAAGGCGTCGTATCCATGCAAGCAATCCAAGATCGCCTCAGCCATTTCGAGGTGGATTCGGACTTTATCGATAACTTCATTGAAGACTTAGAAGGTAAAGATATCCGCGTCACAGAAGATGCGGCCGATGCCGAAGAAACACCAACCAAAAAAGAGGACGAAGAGGTCGATTTGAACGACTTGTCCGTCCCGCCAGGCATTAAGATCAACGACCCTGTCCGCATGTATTTGAAAGAAATCGGGCGCGTCGATCTCCTCAGTGCGAAAGATGAGACCGAACTCGCGAAACGGATTGAACAAGGGGACGAAGAGGCGAAGAAACGTCTTGCCGAAGCCAACCTCCGTCTCGTCGTCTCGATCGCGAAACGTTATGTCGGGCGCGGTATGCTCTTCCTTGACTTGATTCAAGAAGGAAACATGGGCCTCATTAAAGCCGTCGAGAAGTTCGACTACATGAAAGGGTTCAAGTTCTCGACGTACGCGACGTGGTGGATTCGTCAAGCAATCACCCGCGCCATCGCCGACCAAGCTCGGACAATCCGGATCCCGGTCCACATGGTCGAGACGATCAACAAGTTGATTCGTGTTCAACGTCAACTGTTGCAAGACCTCGGGCGCGAACCGGCACCTGAAGAAATCGCCAAAGAGATGGAACTCACACCTGAAAAAGTGCGTGAGATCTTGAAAATCGCCCAAGAGCCTGTCTCGCTCGAGACACCGATTGGGGAAGAGGATGATTCGCACCTCGGCGACTTCATCGAAGACCAAGATGCGATGGCACCCCAAGACGCCGCTGCCTATGAGCTACTCAAAGAACAGCTCGAAGACGTGCTCGACACGCTCACGGACCGCGAAGAAAACGTGCTCCGTCTCCGTTTCGGTCTCGATGATGGCCGTACGCGCACGCTCGAAGAAGTCGGGAAAGTGTTCGGCGTCACCCGCGAGCGGATTCGTCAAATCGAGGCGAAGGCGCTCCGGAAGCTCCGTCACCCGAGCCGTTCGAAACGCTTGAAAGACTTCCTTGATTAATTGTGTTTTTGAATAAAATGTGAAGTTTTAGAAGAAAGGAAGGAAAATGAGTGATTTTCCTTCCTTCTTTATTATTTTTTGAGTAAAATAGTGATGGGTAGAAATTTGGAATGAACATGAGGGGGAAATACAATGCGTAATCCATTGTTACCGTTTGCAGCGATCGCGATCGTCGCAATCATTGCCATGGTCTCATTATCGTATTTTGGCGTGAACCAAGCTCAGCAGGCTGCTGAAGGTCCGTCGGTCACTGAGATGAACCCGGAAGACTTGTATGCGGCGAAAGGCTGCACAGGTTGCCACGGTGGAAATCTCGAAGGTGGCGTCGGTCCTGCGTTGACAGGCGTCGGCGAACGTTTATCGGCGGAAGAGATCACAAACATCATCGTCAACGGTAAAGGTGCAATGCCAGCCGGTCTCGCGACTGCCGAAGAAGCAGACGTACTCGCGACTTGGTTGCTCGAACAATAAGGGTGAAACGTACTCCTTCTGGGGTACGTTTTTTATTGTCCTGGATATAAATATTCGTTACCCTAATAGTGAAGAAGTAGAAAAAGGAGTTGTCCCTATGCAAGAACAAGTGACGTTAGACCGCCGACTGAAGCAAGTCGTCGATTTCATTCCGAAAGGCAGTGTAGTGGCGGACATCGGCTCTGACCACGCCTACGTGCCATGCTATCTCGTTCAGCAAGGCATCGTCGACCGCGCCATCGCAGGCGAAGTGAACCGTGGACCGATGGAAGCGGCCAAAGCTCAAGTCGAGCTCATCGGAGCGACCGAAAACATCGACGTCCGTCTCGGTGACGGGCTCGCCGTCCTCGAAGCAGATGAGGCGACATGCATCTCGATTTGCGGGATGGGCGGAAGTTTGATTCGGTCGATTTTAGAGAGCGGCCGTGACAAGTTAGGTGCTGTCGAACGGCTCGTCCTGCAACCGAACGTGGACGGGCAACATGTCCGCGAATGGTTGCTCGACGCAGGATTCGTCCTAGTCGCGGAATCAATCGTTGAAGAGAATGACAAAGTATACGAGATTCTTGTCGGCGAACGTGGCACGGAGACATGCTATAGCCTAGATGACACAGAACGCGCGTGGCAGCTCATGTTCGGACCGTACTTGCTCACGACACGCCCAGAGGCGTTCAAAATGAAATGGGGCCGCGAGGCGGACAAGCTCGATTATGTGCTCGGTCAGATGGCAGCAGGTGCCCAAACCGAAGCGCTCATCCGCAAACAGGAGGAGTTCAAGACGCTACGTGACAAAATGAGAGAGGTGAGCAACTGATGGCGAACGGAAATCATGTCATTCAATTGTTTGAGGAGTTCGCCCCGAAACATCTCGCGGTCGAGGGCGATAAAATTGGTCTTCAAATCGGTACGTTGAATAAACCGGTACGACGAGTCATGGTGACGCTAGACGTGCTCGAGTCGGTCGTTGATGAAGCAATCGAGCGAGACGTCGATTTGATTATCGCCCATCACCCACCCATTTTCAGCGCGCTTGCGCAAGTGAACGATCGCAGTGCCGCTGGCCGGATTGTTATGAAATGCATTCGGCATGACATTGCCGTCTATGTCGCCCATACGAACTTGGACGTCTGTCAGGGCGGGGTCAACGATTGGATGAGTCAGGCACTTGGACTCGTCGACCCGATGGTACTCATTCCAACTTATGAAGAACCGGTGTATAAGCTGTCCGTCTTCGTCCCGACGACGCATCGGCAAGCCGTGTCGGA
This sequence is a window from Exiguobacterium mexicanum. Protein-coding genes within it:
- a CDS encoding pyruvate, water dikinase regulatory protein, translating into MSRSEEESGLTLTQKQLVFVVSDSVGETCELVVRAASIQFHENAIETLRIPFVEDEQTIHDVVTQARAQGAVIAFTLVNEEHRALLVQLGRAHDVKTVDLLGDLLDVLAGQLGESPREKPGLIYRLDEDYFRKIEAMEFAVKYDDGRDPRGLKKADIVLVGVSRTSKTPLSQYLALKRYKVANVPLVPESRPPEELFDLPPDKCVGLIISPDKLISIRMERLKSLGLKPEADYAQLERINRELEYARGIYERIGCEVIDVTNKAVEETAGIILRMLDQSKDD
- the dnaG gene encoding DNA primase, with amino-acid sequence MVELPRIPDEVIAEVKQATDIVDLISERVELKKQGHRLVGLCPFHSENSPSFSVSPEKGMYHCFGCGAGGNVFTFVMETEGLSFPETIERLATRANIAIEGGVSGDEELSRDQVIRKQMRDAHRVVADLYHEVLMKTEAGEVGLTYLQARGLQETTIGQYKIGYAPDHRRFTVDSLERRGFDLEVMVEAGLISKSRSGEYFDRFEGRVVFPIADRDGTIVGFSGRAIDERQPKYVNTADTPLFNKSELLFGFSQARATMRKQKRVVLVEGNVDVLQVAQAGTKEVVASLGTAFSTQHARALARMVEEVIICYDGDTAGQEATMKVVRLLEGYPLDVQVLMLPEKTDPDDYIRTNGAEQWHRLVESERLSVLDFMNRTLRRGKNMNREGERIRFIESMLVEISKTDNSIRRDLYVRKLADEFEIPVETLLSRMPSTRPKEIAPQRVPEAEPVRRRSSKTNEPRYVKAEKLLLRAMLSGPERVRFVRDRLGLAYQDEVHRMLATALYEIVSEDMTHEEFEQVAPPFMERYCDQRPDYANRYAEIRLMSAPDELTEEVLDEYIKVINSYEEQRQIERAKREIGQDAESIVDQASKLQELITRSRRLRER
- the rpoD gene encoding RNA polymerase sigma factor RpoD, whose product is MAEKKKEDLFNAIDELEKLGKKKGVVSMQAIQDRLSHFEVDSDFIDNFIEDLEGKDIRVTEDAADAEETPTKKEDEEVDLNDLSVPPGIKINDPVRMYLKEIGRVDLLSAKDETELAKRIEQGDEEAKKRLAEANLRLVVSIAKRYVGRGMLFLDLIQEGNMGLIKAVEKFDYMKGFKFSTYATWWIRQAITRAIADQARTIRIPVHMVETINKLIRVQRQLLQDLGREPAPEEIAKEMELTPEKVREILKIAQEPVSLETPIGEEDDSHLGDFIEDQDAMAPQDAAAYELLKEQLEDVLDTLTDREENVLRLRFGLDDGRTRTLEEVGKVFGVTRERIRQIEAKALRKLRHPSRSKRLKDFLD
- the cccA gene encoding cytochrome c550, encoding MRNPLLPFAAIAIVAIIAMVSLSYFGVNQAQQAAEGPSVTEMNPEDLYAAKGCTGCHGGNLEGGVGPALTGVGERLSAEEITNIIVNGKGAMPAGLATAEEADVLATWLLEQ
- a CDS encoding tRNA (adenine(22)-N(1))-methyltransferase, producing MQEQVTLDRRLKQVVDFIPKGSVVADIGSDHAYVPCYLVQQGIVDRAIAGEVNRGPMEAAKAQVELIGATENIDVRLGDGLAVLEADEATCISICGMGGSLIRSILESGRDKLGAVERLVLQPNVDGQHVREWLLDAGFVLVAESIVEENDKVYEILVGERGTETCYSLDDTERAWQLMFGPYLLTTRPEAFKMKWGREADKLDYVLGQMAAGAQTEALIRKQEEFKTLRDKMREVSN